The genomic window ACCACGGATGACCAGGTGTCTTGGCTACGGGCCCGCTGTGAAAGTCAGTATCGGCATCGAGCCGGGCAGCGAAGGCCGCATAGACAGCCTTCATATACTGGATGGGCTTGCTACGGGCCGCCTCGGTCGTGCAGACCGGGGGAATCGCATAGTAGAGGTGGCTGTGGCCACTCTTGCGGTTGCGAACGATCAGGTTGGGCGCGGGAAGCCCCGCGTCCTCCCAGATCATCGCCTTGCTGTGGTCGAGATCGAAGATCAGCCAGCTCACGAAGCCGGGCCGATTGACCTGCATGTAGGGATAGCGAATGGCGTATTCGCGCGGCCGAACGCGGGTGGCCGTCTTGTTCTCAGAGCACCGAGGCAGGTACGGGGCTTCCGTGAGCACGCGATTGAGCGCGGTGCCCGCCTGGAAAAAGCGATCTGTCTGGTTGTCTGTTTGCTGTGCCGTTGCCGCCGTCATAACCCCTCATCACTCGTCTGTAGGGACGAGCGCACGCTTGCGCGCTGGGGTCAGACTGTGTACAATGCATCTTATCTGTCGATGTCATTGACATACGATGAAGTAGCCCGCCAAAGCTGCTTCTCGGTTTAGTCTGGGCCCCAGCCCGGTTTCTCTGCAAAGCCCGCTCGCCAAAGCGGGCTTTTGCTTTTCTGATCATCCAGGTTTCACTGTCTGGTCAGTTTTCTCCTTCGCCATAGACGATCACTCGTCGGCATCCAACGACGCCGGGGCTTGCTTGTAGCCTCGCACCATCGTCTTGGGCACCCAGTGTTCCGTGTTCACATCAAATTTCATGATCCCGTAAGACTGCAAAACGCTTGCAGCACCATCGAGACTCTGGAAGTACCGAAGACCGCCACGGGCAGCGCCCAGCACTCGCTCGTTCATTCCGGCCCGCACCACGATCAAAAGGCCCTTGTCACCAGGCTCCACTCGGGCGGCTGAAACCGCCCCAGCGGCGATGAGTTCCTTCAAAATTTTTGGCGCGACCACACTTGCAGTTGTCTTCAACATTGCTTTTATACCCCATCCTGCGCCCAATCGCAACAATATCAGGTTTCGTCGCGCCTGTCGCTGCACGGTGCGGGTGTCGTCGCTTGTATGGGCTACCTTCTATAACCAACATCGTTATATATATAGATAGGTAAATATATATATACCTACCTATGCTTAAGGAAAGCCTCCAGCGCCTCGATGACGATGTCCTTCTCTGTGACACGTCCGCCCTTCTCTTCTGAGCGCATGAGCGCTTCGCGGCGCAGGCGGTCCGCCAGCTCTTCCGGGAAGTTGAAGATTTTTTGCACCCGTGCCCTGCCGTAACGAGCCGCTTCCTCGCCGGCAGGCCGCGTGGCGGCCGGTGGTGGCGCCGCCAGCGGCTTCTCCGCCTTGTCGGCCTCGCCGCCTTCGAGGAATGCGGTCGGGTCTTTCGGTAGCTGGAACTGCGTCGTGTTGGGCTTGGCCTTCATGCTCATGCCATCACCTCTCGGAAAAACGCTTCCATCTCGGCGATAGCAGCTTGGTCGCGGCTCAGCTCCTGGACGGTCGCACCTTCCCCGATAGCACGGCGGAAGGCGACGCGCTCGCAGACTTGTGTAGGTAATACGCTCAACTTCTGCTCGGCCAAGAATTCCAACATCTCGGCGGCATCTTTGGTTCTGGGATCGACGCGGGTCAGCAGCACACGCACGTCCAACTCGGGATTGTAGTCGCGGGCCAACTCGACCACTTCCAGCAGGTCAGTCATGGCCGCTGCGTCCAGATTGGACGCACCAACGGGGATCACGGCGCGCTGTGCCAGCAGCAGCGCAGAGCGCAAGCCCACGGAATCACGTCCGCCTGCATCGACGACAACGTGCTCAAAGCCAGCGGCCAATTGCTTGCCTTCCGACAAGATAGCCTTGCCAGCGAGGCAAGTGGTGGTGGGAGACGGATCGTACTGTGTCTCACGACGCCAGGCAGCCCAGCTCGCGGCCGAGGCCTGCGGGTCGCCGTCGATGAGCAGCGTCTGGCCCTGACGGGCCAGCATCACGGCCAAGTGCACGGCGGTCGTGGTCTTACCGACGCCGCCTTTGGTGTTCACACAGGCGAAGATCATGGGTCCTCCTTTCCATCCATTTGAATACATAGGTATATATATACATATTATTGCGATAGCTTAGCAGCTGGCCATCGACCAGCCGGGGATGACCCCAGCGCGCTATGTAGGCATATATGTATATATATACCGACCGCACACAAGCGAATAGTAGCAGATTTCAGCGGTAAGCCGCCGACGCTGGGGGCGTGAAGTTCACTCAAGAACAAGTAGAGATGCACGTATATATGTATATATATACCTATGGAGAGGCACCATTATCTGGCGGGCGGCGTCCCTACTTCCATCGCCGCGAGCTGCTGCTTGCGCACGTCGATGATTCGACGTGTCACCTTCTCCAGGATCGCCGCATCGGCGTCGCAAAGGCACTGTCACGTTAGCGGGGAGTTGGCATACGATGAAGCGATGAGAAAACCGAAATCACTCTATCATGGCCACCGATTCCCGGCGTCGGTCATCAGCCATGCTGTGCGTTGGTACTTCCGATTTCAGCTCAGCCTGCGCGACATCGAAGAGTTGCTATTCGAGCGTGGGGTGATAGTCAGCTACGAGACGATCCGCCGCTGGTGCGACAAGTTTGGCTTGGGCTTTGCCCACCGGATCAAAGCGGCACGCCGCAAGCCCGGTAGCACGTGGCACCTCGACGAGATGTTCGTGAGCCTGCGCGGTGAACCATACCTGCTGTGGCGCGCCGTCGACGCGCATGGCGCGGAACTCGACATCCTGCTGCAGAAGCGGCGCGACAAGGCGGCCGCCAAGCGCTTCTTCAAGCGCGTGCTGCGCTCGAACCCGGTGCCGCACAAGATCGTGACCGATCAACTGCCCAGCTATCCGGCGGCCAAAGCCGACATCCCGGCGCTGGCCAATGTGAAGCATGTGTTCGTCAAAGCAGCGGCCCGGATCAACAACCGCGCGGAGAACAGCCATCAACCTACGCGGGAGCGCGAGCGGCGCATGCGGGGCTTTCGCGACCCAGCGCGCACGCAAACCTTCCTGTCGAGCTTCGGGCCAATCCGGCAGCACTTCGCACTCAAACGCCATTTGCTGCGCGCGCCGCTCTTTCGCAAACAGCTCGCGGTGCGCTTTGCTCAATGGCGTGAATTCACCCACGTTACCCAAACTCCGTCTCATGCTTTTTGAGTCGCGGTGGATTCATGCCTCGGCTTCGACTTACCTCCTTAAGTTGACAACGCCCTCGATTGACGTGGCACCGCCAGGCATATACAATTTGGCATATACATCGGAGAGCAATGTCATGCCTACCCTATCGGCACCATCTAGACCCAAAGAGGTCAAGCTGTTTCGTAACAACCGCAGTCAGGCGGTGCGGATTCCTGTGGAGTTCGAATTACCGGGAGATCGTGTGCTGATCCACCGCGAGGGCAGCAAACTCATCATCGAGCCAGTAACTCGGCCGACGAACATCGTCGAACTGTTGGCTGAGTGGAGAAAAGAAGGGCCGCTCGGGCCAGAAGAACAGTTCCCGCCTATTGAGGACATTCCCGTCCAACCGGAAGACATATTTTGAGCGGATATCTGCTGGACACAAACATCATCAGCGATCTGATCCGCAACCCGGACGGACTCGCCGCCCGTCGCATTGAGCAGATTGGGCCGAAGGAGATTTTCACCAGCATCATCGTCGCAGCCGAGCTGCGCTATGGCTGCGCAAAGAAGGGCTCGCCCAAGTTGCTCACCAAGGTGCAGGGCCTCCTTGAAACGATCCCGGTGCTACCGCTGGATATTCCGGCTGATGCTGAATACGGCGGCATCCGCGCCGAACTGGAAGCGGCTGGCCAGCCTATTGGCATGAACGATCTGCTGATCGCCGCACACGCCCATGCGCTCGGCCTCACGCTGGTGACGGACAACACGCGTGAATTCAGCCGCATCCGTGGCCTGAACGTAGAGAACTGGCTGCAAAGATAGCCGCGCTGCTCGCCAATATGCTGACAGGGGCACTGTCACGTTATCGGTAAGTTCGCGTACGATGAAGCGATGAGAAAACCGAAATCGCTCTATCACGGCCACCGATTCCCAGCGTCGGTCATCAGCCATGCTGTGCGTTGGTACTTCCGATTTCAGCTCAGCCTGCGCGACATCGAAGAATTGCTATTCGAGCGTGGGGTGATAATCAGCTACGAGACGATCCGCCGCTGGTGCGACAAGTTTGGCGCGGGCTTTGCTCACCGGGTCAAAGCGGCACGCCGCAAGCCCGGTAGCACGTGGCACCTCGACGAGATGTTCGTGAGCCTGCGCGGTGAACCATACCTGCTGTGGCGCGCCGTCGACGAGCATGGCGCGGAACTCGACATCCTGCTGCAGAAGCGGCGCGACAAGGCGGCCGCCAAGCGCTTCTTCAAGCGCGTGCTGCGCTCGAACCCGGTGCCGCACAAGATCGTGACCGATCAACTGCGCAGCTATCCGGCGGCCAAAGCCGACATCCCGGCGCTGGCCAATGTGAAGCATGTGTTCGTCAAAGCAGCGGCCCGGATCAACAACCGCGCGGAGAACAGCCATCAACCTACGCGGGAGCGCGAGCGGCGCATGCGGGGCTTTCGCGACCCAGCGCGCACGCAAACCTTCCTGTCGAGCTTCGGGCCAATCCGGCAGCACTTCGCACTCAAACGCCATTTGCTGCGCGCGCCGCTCTTTCGCAAACAGCTCGCGGTGCGCTTTGCTCAATGGCGTGAATTCACCCACGTTACCCAAACTCCGTCTCATGCTTTTTGAGTCGCGGTGGATTCATGCCTCGGCTTCGACGACCTCCCTAAGTTGACAACGCCTGGCCCACGGCGTCGAGGGTCGCCGCCTTCGGTGCGTGCGGGAAATAGCCCTTGGCGGTTGGCTGCCACCATGCAGTCATGTCCAGCCCCACCGCCTGCGCCGGGTTGCGGCAGCGTCGCACATGGCGTCACCACATCGACGGTAGACGCCACACGCTCGGCTATCAGCCGCACCAATTCGTCTTGCGGCTTGGCCATCAACGCGGCGAACAATTCCGCGCTGTCCTACGGTACCCCTATTGCGACGGAACCCTCGCGCCACTCTGGGGCAAAGCCTGCGCCGCAGACGCCGTCTGTGAAGCCCGCTGTCTAAGCGAACCTCGACGGGGCAATGTGCGGTGGCGGTTTCTGAGCTAGCTCCTCAAGTTTCTCAAGGCAGCCCGTCAGTGTCTGTGCGTTCTTACTGCACCGTCCCACGAACAAGTCAGGGTCGTCCCCCTCCCCCTCCCACATCACGGCAGCGATCGACTCGACCTTGCAGCCAAGATCGAACGCGTATTGGCCATCGTCGTGGCCATGTTCGTGCAGCTTGAGGAGCTTGAGCGCGTCGACGAGCCGGTGGGCCTGCTGCAGAAAACTAAGTTGGGCCTCGAGCATCCCGTCGGTGCTCTGTTCCTTGAGGTCTTGCGCCGCGAAGTCGTGGAACCCGGTGACCACACACTCTCCGTCATAGTGCATCGAGCAAAGCACGCGGGAGGTGTCCTCGTAATCCAGGTCCAGGTGCTCGGCGCGACCGGTGGTCGGCGTACAGTACGGGATGTCAAGCGTGCCTAGGCGGAAGACCGGATCCCCTTTGGCCGGAATCTGCCAGGTCAATGCGCTGTCCCGCGACGGCGGCGCATACTTGAGAAGGTCAGCGTACGCGCGCCCCTGTCGTGTCAGCGTGTCGGCGCTCAACAGACGCCCGAGTGCCGTGTAGGCGAGCCCCTTGTTGGACGGGACAATCTTTTCGGAAATCTGGCCCCACACCACGTCCCGGACGTCGTCCGCGTGCACCGAAAAGCTGACAGGTCCGCCCTCGTCGAGTCCCGCGATGCTGAACTTGAGGTGCCCGGAGGACAGCTCCTCCCAGAGGTTAGGCTGATACTTGTCGGGAATCAGGCTTTTCAGTTTGAGATAGGTTTCCAGCGTCGCGCGGTCGCCGAGGATGGTACCGTCCTTGCTTTGGGCCCCGGCGTTTTTTGCGAACTTCAGCTCATTCAGCAACTCGATCGCACTGGTTCGATCGGCGTCGCAGACCCAGTTGAGGAGCTGGTCCAGTCGGGTGCGCCAGGGGCCTTTGACTGCGTCCGTCGAGGAGACGGTGTTGAGGCCAATCGCGCTGCCAATCCAGTTGGTCTTGATCTTAACGGATAGTTCTGCCATGAAAAGTTCTCCTGACCTCGCGTCTGGACGAGTCGGATTGTGGAAGGAAAGGCCCGTCAGGCAGGCTTATCCCCAATAACCCCAGGTTGGGGCACGACTGCCGGAACCCCGTCAGGCTAGCCCTGCAGTGAGGCCGGGGCTCGCCTGACGCGCTCAGCGCTTGGTCCCGGGAGGCGGCGCAACGTCCGCCTGACACCGTGCGCTCCCCAAAAGCCGCAGCGCACGCCGGGATTGATAGTCCGGCCGCAGCACGGCCCGTACGGTTATTGTCGACGGTGTCGCGCAGGACGACATCGGGTGAATGCCTGAAGTGTGGTGAAGTGGTGTTGTCAAGTTGTTCGGTTGGCGTACGACCAAAGTCGGCAGGAGTTCGAAATGAAGCGCATTACGTTGCCATACGGGCGCACGTAGCCCTTTCCCAAGCCGCGACGGCCTGGGTGCGCACCTCACGTTTATGCTGCGCGTTGCGATTGTAGCGGCATGCCCTGAACCGATTCGAAACTTGTCCATGGATCGATGCGAAGCGCTGCAGCTGGCGCGCCGACTTGAAGCCTCGCATCACCTTCTCGCGCACCCGTGTAGGCTGGTGCGAATTCTCTGCCCGATTGTTCAATCCCTTATGCTGCCGGGGCACTGTCACGTTATCGGTAAGTTCGCGTACGATGAAGCAATGAGGAAACCGAAATCACTCTATCACGGCCACCGATTCCCAGCGTCGGTCATCAGCCATGCTGTGCGTTGGTACTTCCGATTTCAGCTCAGCCTGCGCGACATCGAAGAATTGCTGTTCGAGCGTGGGGTGATAGTCAGCTACGAGACGATCCGCCGCTGGCGCGACAAGTTTGGCGCGGGCTTTGCCCACCGGGTCAAAGCGGCACGCCGCAAGCCCGGGAGCACGTTGCATCTCGACGAGATGTTCGTGAGCTTGCGCGGTGAACCATACCTGCTGTGGCGCGCCGTCGACGAGCATGGCGCGGAACTCGACATCCTGCTGCAGAAACGGGGGGTGTCAGAAATTCCGTGTTCAAGGCGGGGTTGAGGTTTACACGGATGGCCGGACGAAACGATCCTCGTAAAGGATAGCGAATTGGTTCATAGCTGTCTTCCAATCTTGAGCGGCGCGGCCCCAATCTGCGGTGATGTTACGCAGCGCCAGCCAGATCAGCTTTGTTGCCGCATCATCGGTTGGGAAATGGCCTCGGGTCTTGATGATCTTGCGAAGCTGCGAGTTGATGTTCTCAATAGCGTTCGTTGTGTAGATCACCCGGCGCACAGCGGGCGGGAACGCGAAGAACGGAATGACACGATCCCAGGCATTGCGCCACGCGGCACTGACCGGCGGGAATTTCTGGCCCCACGGCCCTTGGGAAAATGCGTCCAATTCGGCCAGAGCCGCCTCGGCGCTTGGTGCCGTATAGATCGGCTTGATTGCGGCGGCCAGCCCCTTACGATCCTTCCAGCTCGCGTAATCCAAACTGTTGCGGATCAGGTGGACGATGCACGTTTGCAACGTCGTCGCTGGAAACACCGCGGCTAACGCCTCGGGCATGCCTTTGAGGCCGTCAGTCACAGCAATCAGGATGTCGCCCACGCCGCGCGTTTTCAGATCGTTGAACACTTTCATCCAGAACTTGGCCCCCTCGGTGTTCTCGATCCACAGGCCCAGGATGTCGCGCGTGCCGTCGGGCAGAATGCCCAGCGCGAGATAAATGGCCTTGTTACGCACGACGGCATCCTCGCGGATCTTCACGCGCAGCGCGTCGAAGAACACGACCGGATACATCGGCTCAAGTGGCCGAGCCTGCCACGCCGTGACTTCAGCCATCACTTCGTCAGTGACTGAGCTGATGAACTCGGGCGAGACCTCGGTGCCGTACTGCTCCAGAACAAAGCCCTGAATCTCGCGCACGGTCATACCCCGGGCGTACATGGCGACTATCTTGTCGTCGAAGCCTGTAAAGCGTCGTTCGTGTTTGGGGATCAACAGTGGTTCGAAGCTGCCATCACGGTCGCGGGGCACCCCGATGCGAATCGGGCCGCCTTCAGTCAGAACCGTCTTGGCGCCTTTGCCATTGCGCTGATTGGTCACGCTGGCCGGTTTGGCCGCGCCAGGCGCGTAGCCGAGATGGTGATTGAGCTCGCCCCCCAGCGCGCGTTCTATGAGCGCCTTCTTGAGCGCAAGCGTCGCGGCGTGGATGGCTTCGGCCGTCATCGGGCCGTTACCGAATTGTTCAAGCAATTCAGCGGGAATTGCCGGTAGCTCTACCGGCGGGGTCTTCGGTTTGCGAGGCATAGTCACTCCTTGGCGACATGTTATGCCTCAAACACGAAATTAATGACAGGCCCACCGCCCCCAACGAAAAGTGGCTGACGGATATCTCCGAGTTCCAGATCCCGGCCGGGAAGGTATATCTATCGCCGATGATCGACTGCTTCGATGGCATGGTAGTCAGTTGGTCGATTGGCACAAGCCCCGACGCCGAGCTCGTGAATACCATGTTAGATGCGGCTATCGAGACCGTGACCGAGGACGATGAGAAGCCGATCGTACATTCCGATCGGGGTGGCCACTACCGTTGGCCTGGCTGGCTATCGCGAGTTGCAAAGGCTAATCTGATCCGATCCATGTCGCGTAAAGCCTGCTCACCAGACAATGCGGCCTGTGAGGGATTCTTCGGAAGGCTGAAGACCGAAATGTTCTATCCAGGGGACTGGCGTTCGACGACCATCGTGCAATTCGTAGAGGCACTGAACGCCTACATTCGCTGGTACAACGAAAAGCGGATCAAGGGCTCCCTTGGCTATCTCAGCCCCATCGAGTACCGTGAAAGCCTCGGGTTAACGACGTAAAACAGTCCAAGAAAATAGCCGCATCCCCGGTGGGTCAGTTTTACATCGGCGCTAACACATACCCGGTGTCGGCTCCTTCTTCTTCGGCACGACCTTGCGCACCCCAAACGCCTCGGTCCAATCTTCTCCGCGCCATTCCTCGGCCGTGAACGTGACAATGTTCGCTTGCTTCTCGGTATCGCTCATTTGTCGCCTCGGTTGGGGCGCGCCGCGCCAGCCGCGAGCCAGTCGTATAACGTGAAATTTTCATCGGCCATCCGGCGCACGTAGGGCAGGGCGCCCGGCAGCGCCAGCGCATCAGCCTTGCGTCCAGACCGCACCCATTCGGCCGTAAGGAACGCGACAAGCCTCCCGACCTGAACACGCGTCGTATGAAAACCCGGTGTCTGGTACAGCGACTTGGCCAACACCGGCACTAACTCGTCGGCTCGCTTAGATCGCACGGTCGAGCGGATCTGAAAGCGCCACGCGCGCTCCGTCTCTGCGCACATGCGCCATGTCAGGCGAACGC from Pandoraea oxalativorans includes these protein-coding regions:
- a CDS encoding ParA family protein, whose product is MIFACVNTKGGVGKTTTAVHLAVMLARQGQTLLIDGDPQASAASWAAWRRETQYDPSPTTTCLAGKAILSEGKQLAAGFEHVVVDAGGRDSVGLRSALLLAQRAVIPVGASNLDAAAMTDLLEVVELARDYNPELDVRVLLTRVDPRTKDAAEMLEFLAEQKLSVLPTQVCERVAFRRAIGEGATVQELSRDQAAIAEMEAFFREVMA
- a CDS encoding AbrB/MazE/SpoVT family DNA-binding domain-containing protein, with protein sequence MPTLSAPSRPKEVKLFRNNRSQAVRIPVEFELPGDRVLIHREGSKLIIEPVTRPTNIVELLAEWRKEGPLGPEEQFPPIEDIPVQPEDIF
- a CDS encoding IS6 family transposase, with the protein product MRKPKSLYHGHRFPASVISHAVRWYFRFQLSLRDIEELLFERGVIVSYETIRRWCDKFGLGFAHRIKAARRKPGSTWHLDEMFVSLRGEPYLLWRAVDAHGAELDILLQKRRDKAAAKRFFKRVLRSNPVPHKIVTDQLPSYPAAKADIPALANVKHVFVKAAARINNRAENSHQPTRERERRMRGFRDPARTQTFLSSFGPIRQHFALKRHLLRAPLFRKQLAVRFAQWREFTHVTQTPSHAF
- the parC gene encoding ParC family partition-associated protein; translated protein: MLKTTASVVAPKILKELIAAGAVSAARVEPGDKGLLIVVRAGMNERVLGAARGGLRYFQSLDGAASVLQSYGIMKFDVNTEHWVPKTMVRGYKQAPASLDADE
- a CDS encoding IS6 family transposase — protein: MRKPKSLYHGHRFPASVISHAVRWYFRFQLSLRDIEELLFERGVIISYETIRRWCDKFGAGFAHRVKAARRKPGSTWHLDEMFVSLRGEPYLLWRAVDEHGAELDILLQKRRDKAAAKRFFKRVLRSNPVPHKIVTDQLRSYPAAKADIPALANVKHVFVKAAARINNRAENSHQPTRERERRMRGFRDPARTQTFLSSFGPIRQHFALKRHLLRAPLFRKQLAVRFAQWREFTHVTQTPSHAF
- a CDS encoding type II toxin-antitoxin system VapC family toxin is translated as MSGYLLDTNIISDLIRNPDGLAARRIEQIGPKEIFTSIIVAAELRYGCAKKGSPKLLTKVQGLLETIPVLPLDIPADAEYGGIRAELEAAGQPIGMNDLLIAAHAHALGLTLVTDNTREFSRIRGLNVENWLQR
- a CDS encoding IS256 family transposase, with the protein product MPRKPKTPPVELPAIPAELLEQFGNGPMTAEAIHAATLALKKALIERALGGELNHHLGYAPGAAKPASVTNQRNGKGAKTVLTEGGPIRIGVPRDRDGSFEPLLIPKHERRFTGFDDKIVAMYARGMTVREIQGFVLEQYGTEVSPEFISSVTDEVMAEVTAWQARPLEPMYPVVFFDALRVKIREDAVVRNKAIYLALGILPDGTRDILGLWIENTEGAKFWMKVFNDLKTRGVGDILIAVTDGLKGMPEALAAVFPATTLQTCIVHLIRNSLDYASWKDRKGLAAAIKPIYTAPSAEAALAELDAFSQGPWGQKFPPVSAAWRNAWDRVIPFFAFPPAVRRVIYTTNAIENINSQLRKIIKTRGHFPTDDAATKLIWLALRNITADWGRAAQDWKTAMNQFAILYEDRFVRPSV